A window of the Trichocoleus sp. FACHB-46 genome harbors these coding sequences:
- a CDS encoding ATP-binding protein: protein MEDNGIGIASENQNRIFGGFERLHAEETYLVTGIGLAILRRALERMCGQTNVEADLGTGRRF, encoded by the coding sequence GTGGAAGATAACGGCATCGGGATCGCTTCCGAAAACCAGAATCGTATTTTTGGTGGATTTGAGCGCCTACATGCCGAAGAAACTTATCTTGTTACTGGCATTGGATTAGCCATTCTGCGGCGTGCGTTGGAGCGGATGTGTGGGCAGACTAATGTGGAGGCTGATCTGGGTACAGGCAGG